The window TTAAACAGAAAGGTTTCTTCTTTGCCTTCAACCCCAAAAACCTGTCTGCAGGCAAGTTGAAAGATAAAAAGCTTTGGATGTCACGAATAGCCAACTATTTTGACTACAAAGATGGGTGTCATTCTGCAAACAAATACCCAAAATTATTTCATCAGGATGAGTTTTGTAGTTTTCTTGTATTTACCTGCATTTAAGGTTAGAAAATAAATGCCTGTTTTTAGTTCGTTTGCGGAGAGGGTTGTGGAATAAGAGCCGGCGGGTTTGAGTTCGTTGATTAATGTTTTTACACAACTTCCTGATATATCGTAAAGATTAAGGGAGACATATCGAGGTTGGGAAACCTCTCCCACAGAATAAGTGATAACTGTTGAGCGAGAGAATGGATTTTGGGAGAGAGACAGATTATAATCTGTCTCTACGGGGGTGCCTGCAAAGGGTTCTTCTATGCCGATGTAGGGTTTATACTTCAGGATATTTCCGCCACTTAGCGCCCAGGCATAAGTTGTATCTATGGCACATATTTTAGATACAGTGTACGAACCTTCAGATGTCCATATCTGTCCGCCGTCACGGGTTCTTAAAATGATTCCGTTTCCGCCTACCCAACCGTTCAGGGAGTCAACAAATTTTACGCAAGTTAAGTTATTGGTTACTCCACTTATCAGGGTGTCCCATATACTATCAACTCCCCCGTTGTTGGTGTATAATATTTTCCCGGTATCTCCGACTGCCCAGCCGTGAAGGGTGTCTATGAAGTCTATGTCATTTACGTATAAAGTATATAAAAGGGATAAACTATCAGTAGTTTTAAACAACTTAGACTGGCAAAGAACCCATCCGTGAGTACCGTCTATAAAACATATTGGCATTGAGGCTGGCGGCCACTGGCATATACGTGTCCCGTTCATATAAGTATCATACCCGTTTATGTCACACTCCCAATATCCCCATAATAACATACCTCCTATCGTTTCAATAGTTAAAACGCCTCCACTCTCATAATGTGAGATTATCTCATGTTTTGTAATAGTGTAGTTGTTAAATCCGTTTGTTGTAGATAATAATACCCAA of the bacterium genome contains:
- a CDS encoding YCF48-related protein, whose translation is MKKLLLLIICISPLNSFAGNSWVTQYSSGKVRDISFPDSLHGWATEINTLSKILFTNDGGKIWNEKTTAITADSNYFFGCTCFANSSKGWVGGSWRSYNTSSPWAGYGWVLLSTTNGFNNYTITKHEIISHYESGGVLTIETIGGMLLWGYWECDINGYDTYMNGTRICQWPPASMPICFIDGTHGWVLCQSKLFKTTDSLSLLYTLYVNDIDFIDTLHGWAVGDTGKILYTNNGGVDSIWDTLISGVTNNLTCVKFVDSLNGWVGGNGIILRTRDGGQIWTSEGSYTVSKICAIDTTYAWALSGGNILKYKPYIGIEEPFAGTPVETDYNLSLSQNPFSRSTVITYSVGEVSQPRYVSLNLYDISGSCVKTLINELKPAGSYSTTLSANELKTGIYFLTLNAGKYKKTTKLILMK